The following proteins come from a genomic window of Corallococcus sp. NCRR:
- a CDS encoding ABC transporter permease codes for MKALLIARRELAGYLRTLSGYVILAIILAVNGLFFNAYALGGASKRSAEVLSGFFYYSSGFTIVAAILVSMRLLAEERQTGTLPLLYASPVRDRDIVLGKFLAGLAFLALYLLLTLYMPLLVLVNGKVSFGHVAAGYLGLLLLGSASLAVGTFGSSLAKNQLLAAIFSAVMLVALILCWLLARITEQPLSDVFSAMSLWNQHFPPFQTGLIHVRDVVYYLVVTYVALFAATRVLEARRWR; via the coding sequence GTGAAGGCGCTCCTGATTGCGCGCCGCGAGCTGGCCGGCTACCTGCGCACGCTCAGCGGCTACGTCATCCTGGCCATCATCCTCGCGGTGAACGGGCTGTTCTTCAACGCGTACGCCCTGGGCGGCGCGAGCAAGCGCTCCGCGGAGGTGCTGTCCGGCTTCTTCTACTACTCCAGCGGCTTCACCATCGTGGCGGCCATCCTGGTGTCCATGCGGCTGCTCGCGGAGGAGCGTCAGACGGGCACGCTGCCGCTGTTGTACGCGTCGCCCGTGCGGGACCGGGACATCGTGCTGGGCAAGTTCCTGGCGGGGCTCGCGTTCCTGGCGCTGTATCTGCTGCTCACGCTCTACATGCCGCTGCTGGTGCTGGTGAACGGCAAGGTGTCCTTCGGGCACGTGGCGGCGGGCTACCTGGGGTTGCTCTTGCTGGGCAGCGCGTCGCTGGCGGTGGGCACGTTCGGGTCGTCGCTCGCGAAGAATCAACTGCTCGCGGCCATCTTCTCCGCGGTGATGCTGGTGGCGCTCATCCTGTGCTGGCTCCTGGCGCGCATCACCGAGCAGCCGCTGTCCGACGTCTTCAGCGCCATGTCGCTGTGGAACCAGCACTTCCCCCCGTTTCAGACGGGGCTCATCCACGTGCGGGACGTCGTCTACTACCTGGTGGTCACCTACGTGGCGCTGTTCGCGGCCACGCGGGTGCTGGAAGCGCGGAGGTGGCGATGA
- a CDS encoding DUF262 domain-containing protein, with the protein MQNSAILYIYSMKDAIWMDPPYQRQGDIWPIPKRQLLIDSIINGYDLPKLYFHEYRKSKTVGADRFDFAVIDGKQRLQSIFQFIAGGFSLHEDTEYLHDKSINLGGLTYQELAREYPNIKIKFDSYTLPIFSVQTEDLTHIEEMFSRLNEAVPLNAAEKRNARPGPIPPITREHSSMAFFKKKLPFDNTRYRHFELSTKFLYIEHRQGLFDTKKAYLDEFVNEFTDAEQKDADALGRKAAKILRAMASIFTDEDSLLKSTGMVVLYYYLFHAASNEGWLDTLSRKALSEFESLRKQNREIGEKNETKADYRLLEFDRFSQSPNDAVALQYRYAVLRQYVGPAKGRPSIPGTEP; encoded by the coding sequence ATGCAGAACAGCGCCATACTATACATCTATTCAATGAAAGACGCGATTTGGATGGACCCCCCCTATCAAAGACAGGGAGATATCTGGCCCATCCCCAAGAGACAGCTACTGATCGACTCAATAATAAACGGATACGACCTCCCCAAGCTTTATTTCCACGAATACAGAAAATCCAAAACCGTTGGCGCAGACAGGTTTGATTTCGCAGTAATCGACGGCAAGCAGCGACTGCAGAGCATTTTCCAATTTATCGCAGGCGGCTTCTCCCTACATGAAGATACCGAGTATCTCCACGACAAAAGCATCAATCTTGGAGGTCTCACGTATCAAGAACTGGCTCGAGAATATCCAAACATCAAGATAAAATTCGACAGCTACACCCTGCCGATATTTTCCGTCCAAACAGAGGACTTGACCCACATCGAGGAGATGTTTTCACGGCTCAATGAAGCGGTGCCACTTAACGCCGCCGAAAAGCGCAACGCACGGCCTGGACCAATCCCTCCAATAACACGCGAACACTCTTCAATGGCTTTCTTTAAGAAGAAATTACCATTCGACAACACCCGCTATCGCCACTTTGAACTGTCGACGAAATTCCTATACATCGAACACAGACAGGGCTTGTTCGACACAAAGAAAGCATACCTCGATGAATTCGTAAATGAATTCACCGATGCCGAGCAAAAAGACGCAGATGCCCTTGGACGAAAGGCCGCAAAGATTCTTCGCGCCATGGCATCCATCTTCACTGATGAAGACAGCCTCCTAAAATCCACGGGGATGGTTGTATTGTATTACTATCTATTTCACGCAGCTTCCAACGAGGGATGGCTTGATACCCTGAGCAGAAAGGCACTTTCCGAATTCGAATCTCTGCGCAAACAGAATCGTGAGATTGGCGAGAAAAATGAAACGAAGGCAGATTACCGCCTACTTGAGTTTGACCGATTTTCCCAAAGCCCAAACGATGCGGTTGCCCTGCAATACAGATATGCCGTTCTTCGCCAATATGTTGGCCCAGCAAAGGGCCGTCCTTCCATTCCAGGCACTGAGCCTTAG
- a CDS encoding L-threonylcarbamoyladenylate synthase: protein MLTPDLLDRAVELLRRGGVIALPTETVYGLAANAEDELAVRRVFAIKGRPANHPLIVHIPDEEYLPEWAREVPDEARALARAFWPGPLTLVLKRTSKATDAVTGGQDTVALRVPGHSVAMEVLERLGGGVAAPSANRFGRVSPTTAEHVQRDLGSDVDLVLDGGPSTVGVESTIVDLSSGAPAILRPGGLATEDIERVLGRTVPVRTSTTVRVSGSLESHYAPRAGVVLAEPNEVVQRVEALRARGLRVGVLGPASLSLPGDVQRFDVPAEPAQAARVLYARLREADEQGHDVLVACLPAASGLGIAVRDRLSRAAAPR from the coding sequence ATGCTTACTCCCGACCTCCTCGACCGTGCAGTCGAATTGCTGCGACGCGGCGGTGTCATCGCCCTGCCAACAGAGACGGTCTACGGCCTCGCGGCCAACGCCGAGGACGAGCTGGCCGTGCGCCGCGTCTTCGCCATCAAGGGCCGCCCGGCGAACCACCCGCTCATCGTCCACATCCCGGATGAGGAGTACCTGCCGGAGTGGGCCCGTGAGGTACCCGACGAAGCAAGGGCGCTAGCGAGGGCGTTCTGGCCGGGTCCGCTGACGCTGGTGCTGAAGCGCACGTCGAAGGCCACGGACGCGGTGACCGGAGGCCAGGACACGGTCGCGCTGCGAGTCCCCGGCCACTCCGTGGCGATGGAGGTGCTCGAGCGGCTGGGAGGAGGCGTGGCGGCACCGAGCGCCAACCGCTTCGGACGGGTGAGCCCGACGACCGCGGAGCACGTGCAGCGGGACCTGGGCAGCGACGTGGACCTGGTGCTGGACGGAGGTCCGTCCACGGTGGGCGTGGAGTCAACCATCGTGGATCTGTCCTCCGGAGCCCCCGCGATTCTCAGGCCCGGAGGTCTGGCGACAGAGGACATCGAGCGGGTACTGGGGCGCACGGTGCCGGTGCGCACATCGACCACGGTGCGCGTGTCCGGTTCACTGGAGTCGCACTACGCGCCCCGGGCGGGCGTGGTGCTCGCGGAGCCGAATGAAGTGGTGCAGCGGGTGGAAGCCCTGCGCGCCCGGGGATTGCGTGTTGGAGTGCTGGGGCCTGCGTCGCTGTCACTGCCGGGCGATGTGCAGCGCTTCGACGTGCCGGCAGAACCCGCGCAGGCCGCGCGCGTCCTCTACGCGAGACTGCGTGAAGCCGACGAACAGGGCCACGACGTGCTCGTGGCCTGTCTGCCCGCCGCGAGCGGCCTGGGCATCGCCGTGCGCGACCGGCTGTCCCGCGCAGCGGCGCCCCGCTAG
- the apaG gene encoding Co2+/Mg2+ efflux protein ApaG, whose product MSTATTDGIRVTVEPTFWPERSTPESGQFAFMYKVVLFNEGTVPAQLRSRHWIITDAQGHIDEVKGEGVVGRQPHLKPGERFEYTSWAMLKTPFGTMRGGYEMERPDGTRFEARIAEFALTLPHALH is encoded by the coding sequence ATGTCCACCGCCACCACCGACGGCATCCGCGTCACCGTGGAGCCGACCTTCTGGCCGGAGCGCAGCACCCCTGAGTCCGGGCAGTTCGCCTTCATGTACAAGGTGGTGCTTTTCAACGAAGGCACCGTCCCGGCGCAGCTGCGGTCGCGGCATTGGATCATCACCGACGCCCAGGGCCACATCGACGAGGTGAAGGGCGAGGGCGTGGTCGGCCGTCAGCCGCACCTCAAGCCGGGCGAGCGGTTCGAGTACACGAGCTGGGCGATGCTGAAGACGCCCTTCGGCACCATGCGGGGCGGCTACGAGATGGAGCGTCCGGACGGCACGCGCTTCGAGGCGCGCATCGCCGAGTTCGCGCTCACGCTGCCGCACGCGCTGCACTGA
- a CDS encoding TerC family protein: MTHTLWPWVAFNVFVLAMLAMDLGLFHRKEHAVSSKEATLWTLVWVSISLAFCGGVWHYGGKGPALEWLTAYVVEYALSVDNLFVFLMVFGYFRVPPQHQHRVLFWGILGAFVMRAVLIVAGTALVARFEWLIFLFGAFLVYTASKMLWAKDDDDVDPEAGFIVKMARRLLPVSRQGEGSRFFVHEDGRRKVTPLFIVLLVVEATDLLFAMDSIPAVLGISKDPFIIYTSNVCAILGLRSLFFVVSSLMEKFHLLKAALGVILAFVGVKMLIEHWYKIPIGISLAVIGGCLLVAILASLVFPKPPEEEKAPETPAREQERG; this comes from the coding sequence ATGACCCACACGCTCTGGCCCTGGGTGGCCTTCAACGTCTTCGTCCTGGCGATGCTCGCCATGGACCTGGGGCTGTTCCACCGCAAGGAGCACGCGGTGTCGTCGAAAGAGGCGACGCTGTGGACGCTGGTGTGGGTGAGCATCAGCCTCGCGTTCTGCGGAGGCGTCTGGCACTACGGCGGCAAGGGGCCGGCGCTGGAGTGGCTGACGGCGTACGTCGTGGAGTACGCGCTGTCGGTCGACAACCTCTTCGTCTTCCTGATGGTGTTCGGCTACTTCCGGGTGCCGCCGCAGCACCAGCACCGGGTGCTCTTCTGGGGCATCCTGGGCGCGTTCGTGATGCGCGCGGTGCTCATCGTCGCGGGCACGGCGCTGGTGGCCCGCTTCGAGTGGCTCATCTTCCTGTTCGGCGCGTTCCTCGTCTACACGGCCTCCAAGATGCTCTGGGCCAAGGATGACGACGACGTGGACCCGGAGGCGGGCTTCATCGTCAAGATGGCCCGGCGCCTCCTGCCGGTGTCGCGCCAGGGCGAGGGCAGCCGCTTCTTCGTGCACGAGGACGGCCGGCGCAAGGTGACGCCGCTGTTCATCGTGTTGCTGGTGGTGGAGGCCACGGACCTGCTCTTCGCCATGGACTCCATCCCGGCGGTGCTGGGCATCAGCAAGGACCCGTTCATCATCTACACGTCCAACGTCTGCGCCATCCTGGGCCTGCGCTCGCTCTTCTTCGTCGTCTCCAGCCTGATGGAGAAGTTCCACCTGCTGAAGGCCGCGCTGGGCGTCATCCTGGCCTTCGTGGGCGTGAAGATGCTCATCGAGCACTGGTACAAGATCCCCATCGGCATCTCGCTGGCGGTGATTGGCGGGTGCCTGCTGGTGGCCATCCTGGCGTCGCTGGTGTTCCCCAAGCCCCCGGAAGAGGAGAAGGCGCCGGAGACGCCCGCCCGGGAGCAGGAGCGCGGCTGA
- a CDS encoding ABC transporter ATP-binding protein, translating into MIQVEGLTKFYGEHAAIRDLAFTIGQGEVIGFLGLNGAGKSTTLKILGCVLLPTSGRVVIDGHDVVSQSHEVRQRIGYLPDVPPVYEEMTVGEYLAYVARLRDVPAKATASHVGEAEEKTGLRDVHGEVISTLSHGYRQRVGLAQALVHKPALLILDEPTSGLDPLQIVEMRDVIRGLKGAHTVLVSSHILPEISQTCDRLLIIHKGTLLAQGSEEELSRSLGGPSIVLEVRGDRARALEALQGFGAVEVREGAGGVLALKVAAAPDLRPQVARAVVGADLELLRLDANEGQLEALFLRLTHGQEVKA; encoded by the coding sequence ATGATCCAGGTCGAAGGGCTGACGAAGTTCTACGGCGAGCACGCGGCCATCCGGGACCTGGCCTTCACCATCGGCCAGGGCGAGGTCATCGGCTTCCTGGGCCTCAATGGCGCCGGCAAGTCGACCACGCTCAAGATTCTCGGGTGCGTGCTGCTGCCCACCTCGGGCCGCGTCGTCATCGACGGGCACGACGTGGTGAGCCAGTCCCACGAGGTGCGCCAGCGCATCGGCTATCTGCCGGACGTGCCCCCCGTCTACGAGGAGATGACGGTGGGCGAATACCTCGCCTACGTCGCCCGGCTGCGCGACGTGCCCGCGAAGGCCACCGCGTCCCACGTGGGTGAAGCCGAGGAGAAGACCGGCCTCCGCGACGTGCACGGCGAGGTCATCTCCACGCTCAGCCACGGCTACCGCCAGCGCGTGGGGCTGGCGCAGGCGCTGGTGCACAAGCCCGCGCTGCTCATCCTCGATGAGCCGACCAGCGGTCTGGATCCGCTCCAAATCGTGGAGATGCGCGACGTCATCCGCGGCCTCAAGGGCGCGCACACGGTGCTCGTGTCCAGCCACATCCTCCCGGAGATTTCGCAGACGTGTGACCGGCTGCTCATCATCCACAAGGGCACGCTGCTGGCGCAGGGCAGTGAAGAGGAGTTGTCGCGAAGTCTGGGCGGTCCGTCCATCGTGCTGGAGGTGCGGGGCGACCGGGCCCGGGCGCTCGAAGCGCTCCAGGGTTTCGGCGCGGTGGAGGTGCGGGAAGGGGCGGGCGGCGTGCTGGCCCTGAAGGTCGCGGCGGCGCCGGACTTGCGGCCCCAGGTGGCGCGGGCGGTGGTGGGCGCGGACCTGGAGTTGCTGCGATTGGACGCGAACGAGGGACAACTGGAGGCGCTGTTCCTGCGCCTGACGCACGGGCAGGAGGTGAAGGCGTGA
- a CDS encoding TIGR01777 family oxidoreductase: MGKPHVFEAHSQMPVPAADLFSWHTREGAFERLSPPWETAEVVDRSGDGIRPGARVVVKLHLGPIPQRMVAEHTAYVEGSSFQDTQREGPFAKWIHDHRMNPSGPQTSILDDHIQYELPVGALGDTFGGGYARKRLERMFAYRHSLTRADLRRHAQFASQGPLTVAIGGASGMLGSALASFLTTGGHRVKRLVRGRANAARGDISWAPDKGTIDAAGLEDVDAVVHLSGANVGEGRWTDERKQEILKSRTESTRLLCETLARATRKPRVLICASATGYYGSRGDEELTEASSSGDGFLADVTRQWEASTKPAQDAGIRVVNLRIGVVMDARGGALAKLALATQAGGGGPVGTGRQWLSWVSLEDVLGLIQFAIFTPSIRGALNAVSPNAVRQGELAKVLGKVLHRPAVFPLPAAVVKTVFGQMGEETLLSSTHALPTVAQAHGFSFLLPGLEEALRFTLGRTTDGAEYRHG, encoded by the coding sequence ATGGGCAAGCCGCACGTTTTCGAAGCGCACAGCCAGATGCCGGTCCCCGCCGCCGACCTCTTCTCCTGGCACACCCGCGAGGGGGCTTTCGAACGCCTGTCGCCTCCCTGGGAGACCGCGGAGGTCGTGGACCGCTCGGGTGACGGCATCCGCCCCGGCGCCCGCGTCGTCGTGAAGCTCCACCTGGGCCCCATCCCCCAGCGCATGGTCGCCGAGCACACCGCCTACGTGGAGGGCTCCTCCTTCCAGGACACCCAGCGTGAAGGCCCGTTCGCGAAGTGGATCCATGACCACCGCATGAACCCCTCGGGCCCCCAGACCTCCATCCTGGATGACCACATCCAGTACGAGCTGCCCGTGGGCGCGCTCGGGGACACCTTCGGCGGTGGCTACGCGCGCAAGCGCCTGGAGCGCATGTTCGCGTACCGCCACTCGCTCACCCGTGCGGACCTGCGCCGCCATGCGCAGTTCGCATCCCAGGGTCCGCTCACCGTGGCCATTGGCGGCGCGTCCGGCATGCTGGGCTCCGCGCTGGCGTCGTTCCTCACCACCGGTGGCCACCGCGTGAAGCGGCTGGTGCGCGGCCGGGCGAACGCGGCGCGCGGGGACATCTCCTGGGCTCCCGACAAGGGCACCATCGACGCCGCGGGCCTGGAGGACGTGGACGCCGTGGTGCACCTGTCCGGCGCCAACGTGGGCGAAGGCCGGTGGACCGACGAGCGCAAGCAGGAGATCCTCAAGAGCCGCACCGAGAGCACCCGCCTGCTGTGTGAAACGCTGGCCCGCGCCACCCGTAAGCCTCGCGTGCTCATCTGCGCGTCCGCCACCGGCTACTACGGCAGCCGGGGCGACGAAGAGCTCACTGAAGCGTCCTCCTCCGGCGACGGCTTCCTCGCGGACGTCACGCGCCAGTGGGAGGCCTCCACGAAGCCTGCCCAGGACGCGGGCATCCGCGTGGTGAACCTGCGCATCGGCGTGGTGATGGACGCGCGCGGCGGGGCGCTCGCGAAGCTGGCGCTCGCGACCCAGGCGGGCGGCGGCGGGCCCGTGGGCACCGGACGCCAGTGGCTCAGTTGGGTTTCCCTGGAGGACGTGCTGGGCCTCATCCAGTTCGCCATCTTCACGCCTTCCATCCGGGGGGCTCTCAACGCCGTGTCCCCGAACGCGGTGCGACAGGGTGAGCTGGCGAAGGTGCTGGGCAAGGTGCTCCATCGTCCGGCGGTGTTCCCGCTGCCCGCCGCCGTGGTGAAGACCGTGTTCGGGCAGATGGGCGAGGAGACCCTCCTGTCCAGCACCCATGCCCTGCCCACCGTGGCGCAGGCCCACGGCTTCTCCTTCCTCCTGCCCGGGCTGGAGGAGGCGCTGCGCTTCACGCTGGGCCGGACCACCGACGGCGCGGAATACCGCCACGGGTGA
- a CDS encoding helix-turn-helix domain-containing protein codes for MKTLTQGSFDAIAEARSSLGMSDGHRPPEKLRRAIVQAFYDKGLSYAQIVCLLGIGEATVSRLLRLYREAGNVMLGPSRSRSSLRGVPVHL; via the coding sequence ATGAAGACACTAACCCAGGGCTCGTTTGACGCGATTGCCGAGGCTCGATCTTCTCTGGGGATGAGCGATGGACATCGCCCCCCGGAGAAGCTGCGACGTGCTATCGTTCAGGCCTTCTACGACAAGGGCCTGTCGTATGCGCAGATTGTCTGCCTGCTGGGCATTGGCGAGGCGACAGTCAGTCGCCTCCTTCGGCTGTACCGAGAGGCTGGAAATGTGATGTTGGGGCCCAGTCGAAGCCGTTCGAGTCTACGTGGTGTCCCTGTCCACCTATAG
- the glgX gene encoding glycogen debranching protein GlgX — MRRAEVLPGKPFPLGATYDGKGVNFAVFSEHAKKVEVCLFDPADPKKETRRFPLLETTNHVWHGYMPGVHAGCLYGLRVHGPYEPKKGLRFNPHKLLVDPYARALHGQVDPKAPIHGYVHGGKEEDLVMDTQDDAWGVPKAVILSDGFDWEGDKRPEIPWHKTVLYELHVKGFSKLNPRMPEHLRGTYAGLAHPASIEHLKKVGVTSVELLPIHAFMDEPFLTQKGRSNYWGYNTLGFFAPDARYCASGSLGEQVAEFKGMVKLLHRAGIEVILDVVYNHTCEGNHLGPTLSFKGLDAGAYYRLSEKDPRYFMDFTGCGNSWNATHPYALKLIADSLRYWVEVMHVDGFRFDLATTLGRDRHGYDTRAAFFQILHQDPVLSRVKLIAEPWDVGDYGYQVGNFPVLWSEWNGKYRDTMRRYWKGDDRQAAEIGSRLTGSSDLFALSGRKPTASVNFVTAHDGFTLHDLVTYSQKHNEANGEENRDGANDNHAWNCGVEGETNDPKVNALREQQKRNFLASLFLSQGVPMLVAGDEMGRTQKGNNNAYCQDNELSWVNWELNEKQRQLLDFTSRIIKLRREQPVLSKRRFFRGAHIWDSELKDLAWFRPDGKEMKREDWEKPYVRSLAFLLGGDAIATPDDEGHRIVGDTLLVLLNAHHEPITFMLPALEWGADWELVVDTAATGESLRTHTPAGGKVQAVGRSLVVLRRPATEWE; from the coding sequence ATGAGAAGGGCCGAGGTGCTTCCAGGGAAGCCGTTTCCCCTGGGCGCCACGTATGACGGGAAGGGCGTCAACTTCGCCGTCTTCAGTGAGCACGCGAAGAAGGTGGAGGTCTGTCTCTTCGACCCCGCCGACCCCAAGAAGGAGACGCGCCGCTTCCCGTTGCTGGAGACCACGAACCACGTCTGGCATGGCTACATGCCGGGCGTGCACGCCGGCTGTCTGTACGGCCTGCGGGTTCACGGTCCGTATGAACCGAAGAAGGGCCTGCGCTTCAACCCGCACAAGCTCCTGGTGGACCCCTACGCCCGCGCGCTGCACGGGCAGGTGGACCCCAAGGCGCCCATCCACGGGTACGTGCACGGGGGCAAGGAGGAGGACCTCGTCATGGACACGCAGGACGACGCCTGGGGCGTGCCCAAGGCGGTCATCCTGTCGGACGGGTTCGACTGGGAGGGCGACAAGCGCCCGGAGATTCCCTGGCACAAGACGGTCCTCTACGAGCTGCACGTCAAGGGCTTCTCCAAGCTGAACCCGCGCATGCCGGAGCACCTGCGCGGCACGTACGCGGGCCTGGCGCACCCGGCCTCCATCGAACACCTGAAGAAGGTGGGCGTGACGAGCGTGGAATTGCTCCCCATCCACGCCTTCATGGACGAGCCGTTCCTCACCCAGAAGGGGCGCTCCAACTACTGGGGCTACAACACGCTGGGCTTCTTCGCTCCGGACGCGCGCTACTGCGCGTCGGGCTCGCTGGGCGAGCAGGTGGCGGAGTTCAAGGGGATGGTGAAGCTGCTGCACCGCGCGGGCATCGAGGTCATCCTCGACGTGGTCTACAACCACACCTGCGAGGGCAACCACCTGGGGCCCACGCTGTCCTTCAAGGGGCTGGACGCCGGCGCGTACTACCGGCTCAGTGAGAAGGACCCGCGCTACTTCATGGACTTCACCGGGTGCGGCAACTCGTGGAACGCCACGCACCCGTACGCGCTGAAGCTCATCGCGGACAGCCTGCGCTACTGGGTCGAAGTGATGCACGTGGACGGCTTCCGCTTCGACCTGGCGACGACGCTGGGAAGAGACAGGCACGGCTACGACACCCGCGCGGCCTTCTTCCAGATCCTCCACCAGGACCCGGTCCTGAGCCGCGTGAAGCTCATCGCGGAGCCGTGGGACGTGGGGGACTACGGCTACCAGGTGGGCAACTTCCCGGTGCTGTGGAGCGAGTGGAACGGCAAGTACCGCGACACCATGCGCCGCTACTGGAAGGGCGACGACCGGCAGGCGGCGGAGATCGGCTCGCGCCTCACCGGCAGCTCGGACCTGTTTGCGCTGTCCGGCCGCAAGCCCACGGCGAGCGTGAACTTCGTCACCGCGCATGACGGCTTCACGCTGCACGACCTGGTGACGTACAGCCAGAAGCACAACGAGGCCAACGGCGAGGAGAACCGCGACGGCGCCAATGACAACCACGCCTGGAACTGCGGCGTGGAGGGGGAGACGAACGACCCCAAGGTGAACGCGCTGCGCGAGCAGCAGAAGCGCAACTTCCTGGCGTCCCTCTTCCTGTCGCAGGGCGTGCCCATGCTCGTCGCGGGGGACGAGATGGGCCGCACGCAGAAGGGCAACAACAACGCCTACTGCCAGGACAACGAGCTGTCGTGGGTGAACTGGGAGCTCAACGAGAAGCAGCGCCAGCTGTTGGACTTCACCTCCCGCATCATCAAGCTGCGCCGCGAGCAGCCGGTGCTGTCCAAGCGCCGCTTCTTCCGCGGGGCCCACATCTGGGACAGCGAGCTGAAGGACCTGGCGTGGTTCCGGCCGGACGGCAAGGAGATGAAGCGCGAGGACTGGGAGAAGCCCTATGTGCGCTCCCTGGCCTTCCTGCTGGGCGGGGACGCCATCGCCACGCCGGACGACGAGGGCCACCGCATCGTGGGGGACACCTTGCTGGTGCTGCTCAACGCGCACCATGAGCCCATCACCTTCATGCTGCCCGCCCTGGAGTGGGGCGCGGACTGGGAGCTGGTGGTGGACACCGCCGCCACCGGGGAGTCCCTGCGCACGCACACCCCGGCGGGCGGGAAGGTGCAGGCGGTGGGACGTTCCCTGGTCGTCTTGCGCAGGCCCGCGACGGAATGGGAGTAG
- the hemH gene encoding ferrochelatase, which translates to MPVPTTKRGLLLVNLGTPDAPESGPVRRYLREFLNDPRVIDIHPVGRWFLLNLFILPFRPAKSAEAYRKVWTKEGSPLLVYSRALEARVREQLGGDYEVELAMRYGNPSLPDAIARLKAKGVSEFTVLPLYPHEAASSSASSLARTYEVLAEGWDVPNVRAVPAFWDDAGFLDAFAAVARPVIADTRADHVLFSFHGLPERHMRKSDPTGQHCLSSAGCCDAITPANRHCYRAQCFATARMLAQRLALPEGGYTVSFQSRLGRTPWVKPYTDLVLPELAAKGVKRLAVMCPAFVADCLETLEEIGLRAKEQFVEAGGESLTLVPSLNAHPEWVDAVVRMVRASDGPAATARAESR; encoded by the coding sequence ATGCCTGTGCCGACCACGAAGCGGGGGCTGCTGCTCGTCAACCTGGGGACGCCGGACGCGCCCGAGTCCGGGCCGGTGCGCCGCTACCTGCGCGAGTTCCTCAACGACCCGCGCGTCATCGACATCCACCCGGTGGGGCGCTGGTTCCTCCTGAACCTCTTCATCCTCCCGTTCCGCCCCGCCAAGAGCGCGGAGGCGTACCGCAAGGTGTGGACGAAGGAGGGCTCGCCACTGCTCGTGTACAGCCGCGCGCTGGAGGCGCGGGTGCGGGAGCAACTGGGGGGCGACTACGAGGTGGAGCTGGCCATGCGCTACGGCAACCCGTCGCTGCCGGACGCCATCGCGCGGCTGAAGGCGAAGGGCGTGTCGGAGTTCACGGTGCTGCCGCTGTATCCGCACGAAGCGGCGTCGTCCTCCGCGTCTTCGCTGGCGCGCACCTACGAGGTGCTGGCGGAGGGCTGGGACGTCCCGAACGTGCGCGCGGTGCCGGCGTTCTGGGACGACGCGGGCTTCCTGGACGCGTTCGCGGCGGTGGCCCGGCCGGTGATTGCCGACACGCGCGCGGACCACGTGCTGTTCAGCTTCCACGGGCTGCCGGAGCGCCACATGCGCAAGAGCGACCCGACGGGACAGCACTGCCTGTCGTCCGCGGGGTGCTGTGACGCCATCACGCCAGCGAACCGGCACTGCTACCGCGCGCAGTGCTTCGCGACGGCGCGGATGCTGGCGCAGCGGCTGGCGCTGCCGGAGGGCGGCTACACGGTGTCCTTCCAGTCGCGGCTGGGGCGCACGCCGTGGGTGAAGCCCTACACGGACCTGGTGCTGCCGGAGCTGGCGGCGAAGGGCGTGAAGCGGCTGGCGGTGATGTGCCCGGCCTTCGTGGCGGACTGCCTGGAGACGCTGGAGGAGATTGGCCTGCGCGCGAAGGAGCAGTTCGTGGAGGCGGGCGGCGAGTCGCTGACGCTGGTGCCGTCCCTCAACGCCCACCCGGAGTGGGTGGACGCCGTGGTGCGGATGGTGCGCGCTTCGGACGGCCCGGCCGCTACGGCGCGGGCGGAGTCGCGGTAG
- a CDS encoding FRG domain-containing protein has protein sequence MIHEATINSISDLISALAELANKIETGEIVWFRGHANKDFKLLPSIARYPKGLEREALLIKRFKQNAYSFRTLPPQTEWEWLFLMQHFGVPTRLLDWTESPLVGLYFAVHDRSEHDSADGHLWAVLPAKFNYDLPRIRPTVPIDIPSFGVEKTLDDYRPDTMSMDTASSKYPVAAIAHRQNERIMAQLGVFTIMHRDTTPLEALADKHLARFTIPAASKPRLRLELLNLRITRMTMFPELASVAAVANEVLT, from the coding sequence ATGATTCATGAAGCAACAATAAACAGCATCTCCGACCTAATCTCGGCACTAGCCGAGCTAGCCAACAAGATCGAAACCGGGGAAATCGTTTGGTTTCGAGGTCACGCCAACAAAGACTTTAAGCTTCTCCCATCAATTGCACGCTATCCCAAGGGACTAGAACGGGAAGCCCTCCTAATAAAACGATTCAAACAAAACGCCTACTCCTTTCGCACGCTGCCACCTCAAACCGAGTGGGAGTGGCTATTCCTGATGCAGCACTTTGGAGTCCCAACTCGCCTGCTAGATTGGACCGAGAGCCCACTCGTTGGGCTTTATTTTGCGGTGCATGACAGGTCCGAGCACGACAGCGCCGATGGCCATCTCTGGGCAGTACTGCCGGCGAAATTCAATTACGACCTCCCGCGAATCAGACCAACTGTCCCCATTGACATACCCAGCTTTGGTGTTGAAAAAACGCTGGATGATTACCGCCCAGACACAATGAGCATGGACACAGCCAGCAGCAAGTATCCAGTCGCTGCCATTGCCCACAGACAGAACGAGCGAATCATGGCTCAGCTCGGAGTCTTCACAATCATGCATCGCGACACCACCCCCCTCGAGGCATTAGCAGACAAGCATCTCGCCAGATTCACCATTCCTGCCGCATCAAAACCAAGACTAAGACTGGAGCTACTCAACCTTCGCATTACGCGAATGACCATGTTTCCTGAACTAGCAAGCGTCGCGGCTGTCGCCAACGAGGTCCTGACATGA